A genomic window from Caldicellulosiruptor kronotskyensis 2002 includes:
- a CDS encoding sodium ion-translocating decarboxylase subunit beta has product MEFFHMITKAISDILTTSGFAKITLGQAIMLAISCILIYLAIGKKFEPLLLLPIAFGMMLANLPLSFLSSHEKGGLIYYLYQGVKLGIYPPLIFLGVGAMTDFGPLIARPISLFLGAAAQFGIYFAFMVALLIGFTPQEAASIGIIGGADGPTAIFLTTKLAPHLLGAIAIAAYSYMALIPLIQPPIMKLLTTKEERMVKMEQLREVSKLERIVFPIAVTIIVSLLLPSVAPLIGCLMLGNLFRECGVVERLSDTAQNALINIITIFLGLSVGATATADRFLNPKTLAIIFLGLLAFIFATVGGVVFGKIMYKLSGGKINPLIGSAGVSAVPMAARVSQVVGQKENPSNFLLMHAMGPNVAGVIGSAVAAGVLLTLFK; this is encoded by the coding sequence ATGGAGTTTTTCCATATGATAACAAAGGCAATATCAGATATTTTAACAACATCTGGTTTTGCCAAAATAACATTGGGTCAGGCAATAATGCTTGCAATATCATGTATTTTGATATATCTTGCAATTGGTAAAAAATTTGAACCGCTTCTTTTGCTTCCTATTGCATTTGGTATGATGCTTGCAAACCTGCCACTTTCGTTTTTATCAAGCCATGAAAAGGGCGGACTTATATATTATCTTTATCAGGGTGTAAAACTTGGCATTTACCCGCCGCTCATATTTTTGGGCGTCGGTGCAATGACAGACTTTGGACCACTGATTGCAAGGCCAATTAGTCTTTTTCTTGGTGCTGCTGCCCAGTTTGGAATTTATTTTGCTTTTATGGTTGCGCTTCTTATCGGGTTTACACCGCAGGAAGCAGCATCTATTGGCATAATTGGTGGTGCTGATGGTCCAACAGCAATTTTCCTCACCACCAAGCTTGCACCGCACCTTCTTGGTGCAATTGCTATAGCAGCATACTCTTACATGGCTTTAATTCCTCTTATTCAGCCACCTATAATGAAACTTTTGACAACAAAGGAAGAGCGCATGGTTAAGATGGAGCAGCTTCGAGAAGTTTCAAAGCTTGAAAGGATTGTTTTCCCAATTGCGGTAACAATAATTGTATCTTTGCTTTTGCCATCTGTTGCACCGCTGATAGGATGTCTGATGCTTGGTAACCTTTTTAGAGAATGCGGAGTTGTTGAAAGGTTATCTGACACAGCCCAAAATGCTTTGATTAACATCATTACAATCTTCTTAGGACTTTCGGTGGGAGCAACTGCAACAGCCGACAGGTTCCTAAATCCAAAGACGCTTGCAATAATCTTTTTAGGTCTTTTGGCGTTCATATTTGCAACAGTTGGCGGAGTTGTGTTTGGCAAAATTATGTACAAGCTCTCTGGCGGCAAGATAAATCCTCTGATTGGTTCTGCAGGAGTTTCAGCTGTTCCAATGGCAGCACGTGTTTCACAGGTTGTAGGACAAAAGGAGAATCCGTCAAACTTTCTTTTGATGCACGCAATGGGACCAAACGTTGCCGGGGTTATTGGCTCGGCGGTTGCAGCAGGGGTTCTTTTGACGCTGTTTAAATAA
- a CDS encoding S-layer homology domain-containing protein, whose amino-acid sequence MKKFKRLIAIVTVLLFALSIIAPAFAQDESTTESTSSVYDQAAKVLVEKGILKGNEQGDLMLDKSLTRAEILAMIIRATGQEDVINDYKDVEPSFTDVPKDHWAFAYVEAGKDLGIVNGYPDGTFKPDKPVKFEELAKMLVAAKGESPAAGKWPLNYVRKALDLGLFNGIEDEVGIGDVVIRGQAAVAFANAFFQPEKTIVVKDVKAVANDTIEVYVDAYLGNEPATLEDGDVIPLDFELKLASDETKTIAVILIDSQASDFGAGKLVLKTQAQTEGATYKLYYKGNDTGKTFVGVPVQLQVAKVEVPNLKQVVVTFNRDVKEDVGTNVANYIVKVGDSSKTVGAVRLSTDKKVATLILTDNLANQDKVSVTIKKDVGLTADYTQTVGPVVDSAAPSIKSVVALTPQKIKVEFNEPINNYTDVAKYTIDGSYLVKEAKSFAEDKSIDPNVLILNLYSALSVANHSITISGVTDVAGYGVINPTWSFEVKADTSPIELKAATATLSKVTLTFNKPIANASVSLSNGEIVKVDVDGENVIIYSNNDDLTKCIPISGTNVTATVTDYNGQSATITKYVVPTVDNERPIVKSVVVADSKTVKITFSEDVRVSGTIVVKDKDGNQKVISNTDWDKDSNGNYIYNTLKVTLASDLPAGNVTVEVNGVQDNTPLKNASLPVTVSATLADTSAPSVQAIVYKEDPSNKKTYVYIVFNKTLDATSATTLANYKYLDNTFTLKEFSGASVSLMAGNKIVKLTIPYDSANTSVWSKVVYLQIVNVADAAGNKLTVAKPNSEFLVAQQVKVTGAKAVATNKIEVYLDGIINEYTRYPGDFVISAGSTTINAIGSDWDATNKKLTLTLGTSINADATYTVSNVKNPLILTLKSSTTITKDLFGDSIGIASPSFTVVDGIAPSISSVKASYDSVTNATYVTVTFSENVNLGSLNDDVIKAQFKVYIGGTLTAPNAIDKSDPSKIKFVFSNADHRYKSIKVDYIPDYDASNRVKDTASTPNELAQTSVTGSW is encoded by the coding sequence ATGAAAAAATTCAAAAGACTCATCGCTATCGTAACAGTATTGCTTTTTGCCCTCTCAATAATTGCGCCTGCGTTTGCACAGGACGAATCAACAACAGAATCAACAAGTTCTGTGTATGACCAGGCAGCAAAAGTGCTTGTCGAAAAAGGTATTCTGAAAGGTAATGAGCAAGGCGATTTGATGCTCGACAAGTCACTCACAAGAGCAGAAATCTTGGCAATGATTATCAGAGCAACAGGTCAAGAAGATGTCATCAATGACTACAAGGATGTAGAGCCATCATTCACAGATGTTCCAAAGGATCACTGGGCATTTGCATATGTTGAGGCAGGAAAAGACCTCGGCATTGTAAACGGCTATCCAGATGGAACATTCAAGCCAGACAAACCAGTCAAATTTGAAGAGCTTGCTAAGATGCTTGTTGCTGCAAAAGGTGAAAGCCCAGCAGCAGGAAAATGGCCTCTCAACTATGTAAGAAAAGCTCTTGACCTTGGACTTTTCAATGGAATCGAAGATGAAGTTGGAATTGGTGATGTTGTAATCAGAGGTCAAGCAGCTGTAGCGTTCGCAAATGCATTCTTCCAACCAGAAAAGACTATAGTTGTTAAAGATGTTAAAGCAGTTGCAAATGACACAATTGAAGTTTATGTAGATGCATATCTTGGAAATGAGCCTGCAACACTTGAAGATGGCGATGTAATTCCTCTTGACTTTGAGCTCAAGCTTGCATCTGATGAGACAAAGACAATTGCTGTAATATTAATTGATTCTCAGGCATCTGACTTTGGAGCAGGAAAGCTTGTATTAAAGACACAGGCTCAAACAGAAGGTGCTACTTATAAACTGTATTACAAGGGTAATGATACAGGTAAGACATTTGTAGGTGTGCCAGTACAGCTACAAGTTGCAAAAGTTGAAGTACCAAACTTGAAGCAAGTTGTTGTAACATTCAATAGAGATGTAAAAGAAGATGTTGGAACTAATGTGGCAAATTATATTGTTAAAGTAGGCGATAGTTCGAAAACTGTTGGAGCAGTAAGATTGAGCACCGATAAAAAGGTTGCAACATTAATTTTGACTGACAATTTGGCTAATCAAGATAAAGTTTCAGTGACAATAAAGAAAGATGTTGGACTTACAGCTGATTATACACAAACTGTAGGACCAGTAGTAGATTCTGCGGCTCCATCTATAAAGTCTGTTGTGGCTTTAACACCACAAAAAATTAAGGTTGAATTTAATGAGCCGATTAACAATTACACAGATGTTGCAAAATATACAATTGATGGTAGTTATTTGGTAAAAGAGGCTAAGAGTTTTGCAGAAGATAAGTCAATAGATCCAAATGTATTAATACTAAATCTTTATTCAGCGCTTTCAGTAGCTAATCATTCAATTACTATAAGTGGTGTTACAGACGTAGCAGGATATGGTGTTATTAATCCTACATGGTCATTTGAAGTAAAAGCTGATACTTCACCAATCGAATTAAAAGCTGCAACAGCAACATTGAGCAAAGTTACTTTGACATTCAACAAGCCTATTGCAAATGCATCTGTGTCACTTTCTAATGGTGAGATTGTGAAAGTTGATGTAGATGGTGAAAATGTAATAATTTATTCCAACAATGATGACTTAACAAAGTGTATACCAATTTCAGGTACTAATGTAACAGCAACTGTAACTGATTATAATGGTCAAAGCGCAACTATTACAAAATATGTAGTGCCAACAGTTGATAATGAAAGACCAATTGTTAAGTCTGTTGTAGTAGCAGATAGCAAGACAGTAAAAATAACATTTAGTGAAGATGTAAGAGTTAGTGGTACTATTGTTGTTAAGGATAAAGATGGCAATCAAAAAGTAATATCCAACACCGATTGGGATAAAGACAGCAATGGTAATTATATTTATAATACTTTAAAAGTCACACTTGCATCTGATTTGCCAGCAGGCAATGTAACTGTGGAAGTAAATGGTGTTCAAGACAATACTCCACTTAAGAATGCAAGTTTACCTGTAACAGTATCTGCTACATTGGCTGATACAAGTGCTCCATCTGTTCAAGCAATAGTTTACAAAGAAGATCCATCTAATAAGAAGACATATGTATATATTGTGTTTAATAAGACACTGGATGCTACAAGCGCAACAACACTTGCAAATTATAAATATCTTGATAACACGTTCACTTTGAAAGAATTTAGTGGTGCATCCGTATCGCTTATGGCTGGCAATAAGATTGTAAAACTTACAATACCATATGATTCAGCAAATACATCTGTATGGAGCAAAGTAGTTTATCTACAAATAGTAAATGTTGCAGATGCAGCTGGTAATAAATTAACAGTTGCAAAACCTAATAGTGAATTTTTGGTTGCACAACAAGTAAAAGTTACTGGGGCAAAAGCTGTAGCAACAAACAAAATTGAGGTTTATTTAGATGGAATAATTAATGAGTATACAAGATATCCAGGTGACTTTGTGATTTCAGCTGGTTCAACAACTATAAACGCTATTGGTTCTGATTGGGATGCTACTAATAAGAAACTTACACTGACTCTTGGTACTTCAATAAATGCTGATGCCACATATACTGTTAGCAATGTTAAAAATCCATTAATACTTACACTTAAAAGCAGCACAACTATAACGAAGGATTTATTTGGAGATTCGATTGGAATTGCATCACCATCATTTACAGTTGTGGACGGTATTGCTCCAAGTATTTCCTCAGTTAAAGCATCATATGACAGTGTAACAAATGCAACATATGTAACAGTTACTTTCAGTGAGAATGTTAACCTCGGGTCATTAAATGATGATGTAATAAAAGCACAGTTTAAGGTTTATATTGGTGGAACTTTAACTGCACCAAATGCAATTGATAAATCTGATCCTTCTAAGATAAAGTTTGTATTTAGCAATGCTGACCATAGATATAAATCAATTAAAGTTGATTATATACCAGACTATGATGCAAGCAATCGTGTTAAAGACACTGCATCAACACCAAATGAACTTGCTCAGACAAGTGTAACAGGAAGTTGGTAA
- a CDS encoding methyl-accepting chemotaxis protein produces the protein MKKKGIAKSRNNVNLQSLIISFLKSGKLAKRFALLIACIVIVPIVIIDILSISMSVNSVINESKKSYLAATDSTAKYFQLAIKTAQNNATQLMSNELIQRYYSESKQAALEDYEKITLQTDANKAMQNVLISNNMIAGIYILVNKEKSLFNPSIVFELDYEKIKNTGWYKKILDAGGPTIIEAHDKEFDEVAKKNNTNIPEYAFCIGLPFKDIATNETLGVMLFDVSKNWLRDQLQESQISQQGGFMLAVSSQGQVVLPTEWENKFKNIPNKDTNFIKKVLENMKADKQSGAFDTVYSNQPFLITYSLIPDTPWAVIGMIPISQLMTSARKLEVISIVLTIIFTLLALVLGIYFALRIVSDIEKITKAFEVAEKGDLTVKLDIQRDDEIGLMAHSFNNMTKNIKQLIEKGVTLSGEVTSAISTLSTVAGETAAASNEVAKAISEIAEGASNQAKEATGVVEVVSRFGEKIETIVESSSKMERLTQEVSNLSEKGKNAVEVLSNVSLDTENITNTMISTINQLAEYSRSIGKIIQVLSSISEQTKLLALNASIEAAKAGEAGRGFAVVASEIRKLADQSKESTREVEDMIKRIVSQTKAAQDVADKVEDVIEKQNEAVKNVSEAFSSIKSAMDDLIDGIENINQSIMSIDKEKDTIVRSIENISAISQETAASSEEVSASTQEQLAAIEELRAMAESLNKLAQDLKEAMQVFKV, from the coding sequence GTGAAAAAGAAAGGTATTGCCAAATCAAGAAATAACGTTAATCTACAAAGCCTGATTATTTCATTTTTAAAGAGTGGAAAACTTGCAAAACGCTTTGCATTGTTGATTGCGTGTATAGTAATTGTTCCAATTGTAATAATTGATATTTTGTCGATATCAATGTCAGTAAATTCGGTTATCAATGAAAGTAAGAAATCATATCTTGCTGCAACAGACTCAACTGCAAAATACTTTCAGCTTGCAATTAAAACTGCTCAGAACAATGCAACTCAACTTATGTCTAATGAGCTTATTCAAAGGTACTACTCTGAAAGTAAACAGGCGGCATTAGAAGACTACGAAAAAATAACACTGCAGACGGATGCAAACAAAGCTATGCAAAATGTATTAATTTCTAATAACATGATTGCAGGGATTTACATATTGGTAAACAAAGAAAAATCGTTGTTTAATCCATCAATAGTATTTGAACTTGATTATGAAAAAATAAAAAATACAGGATGGTACAAAAAAATACTTGATGCTGGAGGACCTACAATAATTGAAGCGCATGATAAGGAATTTGATGAGGTTGCCAAAAAAAACAATACAAATATTCCTGAGTATGCTTTTTGTATAGGACTTCCGTTTAAAGACATTGCAACAAATGAAACTCTTGGTGTGATGCTCTTTGATGTAAGCAAGAACTGGCTTAGAGACCAGCTTCAGGAATCTCAGATTTCTCAACAGGGTGGATTTATGCTTGCAGTTTCTTCTCAGGGGCAGGTTGTACTACCAACTGAATGGGAGAACAAATTCAAAAATATACCAAACAAAGATACCAATTTTATAAAAAAGGTTTTAGAAAATATGAAGGCTGATAAGCAATCAGGAGCTTTTGATACAGTATATTCAAATCAACCATTTCTTATAACCTATTCATTGATTCCAGATACACCGTGGGCTGTTATAGGTATGATTCCTATTTCACAGCTCATGACAAGTGCAAGAAAATTAGAAGTCATTTCAATTGTTCTTACAATAATATTTACTTTGCTTGCACTTGTTCTTGGAATATATTTTGCGTTGAGAATTGTTAGCGACATAGAAAAGATAACAAAGGCATTTGAAGTTGCAGAAAAAGGCGATTTGACAGTAAAATTAGATATTCAGCGTGATGACGAGATAGGTCTTATGGCACATAGTTTCAATAATATGACAAAAAATATTAAACAGCTTATAGAAAAAGGTGTAACCCTAAGCGGTGAGGTAACATCTGCAATTTCTACTTTATCAACAGTAGCTGGTGAAACAGCTGCAGCCTCAAATGAAGTTGCAAAAGCAATTTCAGAAATTGCAGAAGGTGCGTCAAATCAGGCAAAAGAAGCAACAGGTGTTGTTGAGGTAGTTTCACGCTTTGGTGAAAAAATAGAAACTATTGTTGAATCATCCAGTAAAATGGAAAGACTGACCCAAGAGGTATCTAATCTTTCTGAAAAAGGTAAAAATGCTGTTGAGGTACTTAGCAATGTTTCGCTTGATACAGAAAACATTACAAATACAATGATCTCAACTATTAACCAGCTTGCAGAATATTCAAGATCAATTGGCAAAATTATTCAAGTTTTAAGCAGCATCTCAGAACAAACAAAACTTTTGGCTCTGAACGCCTCAATTGAAGCTGCAAAAGCAGGTGAGGCAGGAAGAGGTTTTGCAGTTGTTGCAAGTGAGATTAGAAAGCTTGCCGACCAGTCAAAAGAGTCAACAAGAGAAGTTGAGGATATGATAAAAAGGATTGTAAGTCAAACAAAAGCTGCTCAGGACGTTGCTGATAAAGTAGAAGATGTTATTGAAAAGCAAAATGAAGCTGTTAAAAATGTTTCAGAAGCATTTTCAAGCATAAAATCTGCTATGGATGATCTAATTGATGGTATTGAAAATATTAATCAATCTATTATGTCAATAGATAAAGAAAAAGATACTATTGTGAGAAGCATCGAAAATATCTCGGCAATATCACAGGAAACTGCTGCATCCTCAGAAGAGGTTTCTGCATCAACTCAGGAGCAGCTTGCTGCAATTGAAGAGCTTCGTGCTATGGCAGAAAGCCTCAATAAGCTTGCACAGGATTTAAAAGAGGCTATGCAGGTTTTCAAAGTGTAA